Within Bifidobacterium dentium JCM 1195 = DSM 20436, the genomic segment TGGCCGAACGAGGTCGGCCAGGGCGCCAAGGGCACCTCCGGTGTGATTTCCACCGTGCAGCAGGCCGACGGCACCATCGGCTATGCCGATGCCTCCCAGGCCGGTGAGCTCGGCACCGTGGCAGTGAAGGTCGGCGACGATTACGTGCCGTTCTCCGCCGAAGCCGCCGCCAAGGTCGTGGATGCCTCCCCGCTCGACGAGTCCGCCACCGGCGACAACCGCGTGGTCGTCAAGCTCGACCACAACACCACCGAAAAGGGTGCCTACCCGATCGTGCTGGTCTCCTATGATGTCGCCTGCCCGGCATACAAGGACGCCAACACCGCCAAGTTCGTCAAGTCCTGGCTCACCTATGTGGTCAGCGACGAAGGCCAGCAGACCGCTGCCTCCGCAGCAGGTTCCGCCCCGCTGTCCGACACCATGCGCCAGAAGGTCCTCAAGTCCATCGACGCCATCGAGACCAAGTGAGCGAACGGTTCCGGTGACCGGCAACTGATCGCATAATTCAGGCCGCAGCCGCAGCAAAACGTGGCTGCGGCCTGAAGCGGTACTTACGGTATGCCGTCCGGAATCCAATCGCAAGGCTCGTAAACATACGCAAGTTAAGGAGAACCCGTGAGTTCGCAAAGCAAAACGGCTCAGCAGCCGGTAAGCGGCAAGAACGCGGATAAGGTGTTCAAGGGCGTGGCCTACGCCTGCGGCATCCTGATCCTCGTGGTGCTCGCCGCCGTCGCGCTGTTCCTGCTGTTCCGTGCGTGGCCGCTGATCGGCGGCGACCAGAAGGCCAACAGCGCCACCATCAGCAACTTCACCGGCGGCAAGGCCACAAACTTCTGGGGCTACGTCGGACCGCTGCTGTTCGGTACCGTACTGATCTCCGCCCTGGCACTGCTGATTTCCTTCTTCGTGTCGGTCGGCATCGCACTGTTCATCTCGCATTACGCACCCAAGAAGCTCGCTACGGCGTTGAGCTATGTGGTCGATCTGCTCGCCGCGATCCCGTCCGTGATCTACGGCCTGTGGGGCGGTCTGATTCTGGTGCCGGCCATCTACCCGTTCTGGAACTGGGTGGCCAAATATCTTGGCTGAATCCCGCTGTTCCAAGGCCCGGCCGCCAATCCTTCCCGTACCGTCGCCACTGTGGCCGTGGTGCTCGCCGTCATGATTCTGCCGATCATCACCTCCATGTCGCGAGACATCTTCATGCAGACCCCGCGTCTGCAGGAGGAGGCCGCTCTTGCGCTTGGCGCCACCAAGTGGGAGATGGTCAAGCTCGCCGTGCTGCCGTTCGGCAAGTCGGGTGTTGTTTCCGCCTCCATGCTGGGCCTGGGACGTGCGCTCGGTGAGACGATGGCCGTGCTCATGATTCTTTCCCCGGGGCTCAACTACTCCATCAAGCTGTTGCAGGCCTCGCAGAACCAGACGATTGCCGCGAACATCGCCGCCCAGTATCCGGAGGCCAACGATCTTGGCGTTTCCGTGCTGATCGGCACCGGCCTGGTCCTGTTCCTGATTACCTTCGTGGTGAACTTCATCGCCCGTAAGCTCACCGAGAAAGCGAGTGCATGATGTCTGCCGCGCAAAACAACGCTTCGCCGATGGACGGCGCTCCCGTCATCGACTTCGACAAGTTCAAGCCGACCCGCTCCTTCACCGCCGCACGCAAGCGCAAGGATCTGGTGATGAGGGTCCTCATCGCCCTCGCTTTCATCGTGGCCCTGATTCCGCTGATCTCGGTGCTGCTGACCACCATCATCAACGGCGTCAAGCGACTGAACCTGAACTTCCTGAGCTATAACATGACCGGCGTGGTCGGCGGCAATCCTACCCCGTCCGGCGGTTACGGCGGCATCCTGCACGCCATCATCGGCACGCTGGAGATCACGTTCGGCGCCATGGTCATCTCCATCCCGATCGGCCTGATGTGCGCCGTGTATCTGGTGGAATACTCCAACCGTGGCAAGCTCGCCCGCGTGATCACCCTGCTCGTCGACGTGATGAGCGGCATTCCGTCCATCGTGGCAGGCCTGTTCGCCTTTTCGATGTTCACGATCCTGATCGGACCGGGCACCATCAACGGTTTCGAAGGTTCCGTGGCTCTCTCGCTGCTGATGCTGCCGACCGTGGTCAAGTCCTCCGAAGAGATGCTCAAGATCGTGCCGCACGATCTGCGTGAGGCCTCCTATGCGTTGGGTGTCACCAAGCAACGTACGATCACGAAGATTGTGTTGCGTACCGCATTGCCGGGCATCGTTTCCGGCGCGATCCTCGCCGTCGCGCGAGTGATCGGCGAAACCGCGCCGTTGCTGATGACCGCAGGCTACATCGCCTCCACGAACGTCAACCTCTTCTCCGGCCAGATGACCACCCTTCCGGTGTACGTCTACCAGGAATATTCCAAGCTCAACGCGAACTGCCCGGCTTCCGCCGACGCCTCGTGCGTGACCACCATCCCGATGGAACGTGCCTGGGCCGCCGCTCTCGTGCTGATCCTCATCGTGCTCATCCTCAACCTCATCGGACGTCTTGTGGCGAAGGTCTTCGCCGTCAAGTCGGAGCGCTGATCCCGGAGCCGTCGCGCAAGGCGCGGCTGAGGGTAGTCTGAAACTTAGCAAATAAATCATAAGGAACTCAAATGGGACAACGTATTGATGTCAATCATCTGAACATCTACTACGGCGACTTCCTGGCCGTGGAAGACGTGAACATCAACATCGAAGCCAACAAGGTCACCGCATTCATCGGGCCTTCCGGATGTGGCAAGTCCACCGTGCTGCGCACGCTCGACCGCATGCACGAGATCATCCCGGGCGCTCACTGCGAAGGTGAGGTGCTGCTCGAAGGCAAGAACCTGTACGACAAGGACATCGACCCGGTGGCGGTGCGCCGTGATGTCGGCATGGTGTTCCAGCGTGCGAATCCGTTCCCGACCATGTCGATTCGTGAGAACGTGCTTGCCGGCGTGAGGCTCAACAACCGCAAGATCTCGAAGTCCGACGCGGACGATCTGGTCGAGTGGGCCTTGCGTGGCGCCAACCTGTGGAACGAAGTCAAGGATCGCCTTGACAATCCGGGCATCGGTCTGTCCGGTGGTCAGCAGCAGAGGCTTTGCATCGCCCGTGCCGTGGCAGTGCATCCGCAAGTGCTGCTTATGGATGAGCCGTGCTCCGCACTCGATCCGATTTCGACCCTGGCTGTCGAGGATCTGATCAACGAGCTGAAGAACGACTACACCATCGTGATCGTGACGCACAACATGCAGCAGGCCGCCCGTATCGCCGACTACACCGCCTTCTTCAACCTGAAGGCCGTCGGTCAGCCGGGTCATCTCGAGTACTTCACCGATACCACCACGATGTTCAACAACCCGCAGAACGAAGAGGCCGAACGCTACGTTTCGGGACGTTTCGGCTGATCGGCAAAGCCAATCTGCCGAAACGTAGCGACGGTCCGGCGGGCCGTCGCAAGCTAGCTTGAGCTAGTCAGCGGATTGTGCTTCGCGAAGCGAAGTTCCGTAATTGCACGTTTCGGCTGATCGGCAAAGCCAATCTGCAAGGCTCCCGCAGGAATCCCACCTGCGGGAGCCTTGGCATACGCGCCTCCTTCTCGTGGTCTCCTACTCCTGACCTATGGCGATGCCTATCCGATAATCGTTGGAAAGCAAGGACTCGGTCCCGGCGACACGCATTGTTGAGAATCATTCTCATTTTGCGCTATGATGATTGCGATGCATAGGTTTGAGCAGGAAGAACATCATGAAGCGTATGGTACAAAGGGCGGTCTCGGTGGTTGCGGCGATCACCATGCTTTCGGCATTGGGTGCGTGCGGCGGCGGTCAGTCCGCGAATGGTTCCGATGAGGACGCCATCAACGTGGTGGCCTCCGTCAATCAATGGGGCACCGTGGCGAAGGCCTTGGGCGGTGGCAACGTCAACGTGACCAGCATCATCAATTCCACGAATGTGGAAGCGCACGACTATGAACCGACCACCGCGGACATCGCCAAGTTGCAGAAGGCGCAGGTGATCGTCGTCAACGGCGCCGACTATGACTCGTGGGCCGTGAAGGCGGCGAAGTCCACCAAGGCGAACGTCGTCAACGCGGCCGAGGTGAGTGGCAAGAAGAGCGGCGATAACCCTCATGTCTGGTTCTCCGCGCAAGTGCGCGAAGACACGGCCAAGGCGATCACCGCGGCCTACAAGAAGGCCGTTCCGAGCAAGGCCGATGATTTCGACAAGCTGTATGAGCAATGGCAGTCCAAGGAGAACGATCTCGCCAAGAGCATCGCCGAGGTCAAGAAAACCGCTGATGGGCTGACCTATGCGGCGACTGAATCCGTGGCCGATTATCTGGCGAGTGACCTTGGGCTGAAGGACGTGACGCCGACCGGTTATGCACAGGCCACCGCCAATGAAAGCGAACCGACGCCAACCGACATCAAGCAGTTCACCGACGCATTGGAATCCGGTGAGATCAAACTACTGGTCGTCAATACACAGGAGGAGACCGATCTGACCGGCAAGATCACGGACGCGGCGAAGTCCGCGAACGTGCCGATGGTGGAACTCACCGAACAGATGCCGGACAAGTATGATTCGCTGACTGCGTGGATGGAGGGTCTGATCGACGAATTCAGCGCGGCCATTCAGCAGGCGGGCTGATGCTCGTCCCTGCCGCGGTCGGTTTGGGTCGGGTCGGCAAGTCCCCGCCGGCCGTACGCATGAACGCGTCGTGAATGCAACAGTGCACATAACGGTGCATATCAACATGGGCGACTCACCGCACGGTGGAGTCGCCCATGTCGTGTATTCGGAAGCGATCCGGACTTGGAACGCCCGAGGATGACTACAGAATCGCAGTCACTACGAAGTCCAGGATGAACAGGATCGCCACTACCCAGATCACCGGATGTACGTCCTTGGCCTGCTTCTTGCAGGTCTTGACGATGCAGTAGGTGATGAAACCGCCGGCGATGCCGTAGGAGATGGAGTAGCTGAACGCCATGAACACGGAGGCGAAGAACGCCGGAATGGCTTCGGAAATGTCGCCCCACTCGATTTCCTTGAGCGAGGAGGCCATCATGCAGCCGACCACGACCAACACGCCTGCGGTTGCGGCGCTCGGCACGGCGGAAATGACCGGGGACAGGAATGCGGACAGGGCGAAGCAGACGGCTACGACCACGGAGGTCAGACCGGTGCGGCCGCCGGCGGCGATGCCTGCGGAGGACTCCACGTAGGTGGTGGTGTTCGAGGTGCCGCAGATGGCGCCGATGGAAGTGGCGATGGAGTCGGCGAACAGGGCCTTATCCATCTTGGAGGAGAAGCCGGAGCCGTTCTCAAGGGCCTCTTCGTCAGCGGCGGAGAAGATGCCGGTGCGGCGTCCGGTGCCGATGAAGGTGCCGATGGTGTCGAAGGTGTCGGACATGGAGAACGCGAAGATGGTCAGAATGATCATCGGCAGCTTGGCCACGTCGGAGAACAGCGCCGGGAAGCCGTCGGCGGTGAAGATCACGCCGAAGGTCTGCGGCAGCTGGGCGAAGGTCTCGGAGATGGACACGGAGTTGGCCATGGTGGTCTGACTCATCGGGATGCCGATGATGGCGGTCAGGGCGATGGCGAGCAGCATGCCGCCGCGTACCTTGAGTACGGTGAAGGCCACGGCCAACAGCAGACCGATGAGGAACAGCCAGATGGTCGTATTGTTCATGACGGCCAGGCCGGGGGTGGCCTGTACGGTGTCGCCGCTCTTGGCGTCGGCCTTGGTGGTGAAGGTGAAGAAGCCGACGTTCAGGAAGCCGACGTAGGCCACGAACAGGCCGATGCCGCCGCCGATGGCGTTCTGCAGCACTTCCGGGATGGCCTTGATGATCATCTTACGGATTTTGGTGACGGTGATGATGATGTTGATCAGGCCGCACAGGAACACCATGCACAGCGTCTGCTGCCAGGAGAAGCCGAGGCCGAAGCACACGGTGTAGGTGAAGAAGGCGTTCAGGCCCATGCCGGCGGCCTGCGCGTACGGAACGTTGGCGAACAGGCCCATCACGAGCGTGCCGATGATGGCCGCGATGATGGTTGCCAGGAACACGCCGCCCCACGGCATGCCGGTCTGCGACAGGATCTGCGGGTTGACGATGATGATGTACGACATGGCGAAGAACGTCGTCAGACCGGCCACGATTTCCGTGGATACGGTGGTGCCGTTCTCCTTCAGATGGAAGAACTTTTCCATATTCTCTATCTCTATCTTTCTTGGGTTGGTAGGAGCGGGCCGGCTTGTGCGGGGCTTGCTCCGGCGAGAATCGCGACTCGCCTGGAATCATAGGATTCCGAACGAGCCCAACCGTAGCACTTCCATGAGTCATGCACATTGCGTGAATCTTCCGAGAGAGGCTCGGGAGGCTCCTTCGGTTTTCGCTGGATTCCGATTGTCGGCCGGACACGACACGCCCGGAGCGGGTTAGTCCAGCGTCATCCGTAAGTTGTTCATCTGTAAACCACAGACCGTTGGTTGGAGTGTGCAAACACTCACGAAGTTTGGTTCGCCAAGCCAACGCAGGTTGAAGAACATACGCCCGTCAAGGGTATGCCGCTTAGCGGTCGAATGTTGCTCTGCCTGCGTGCAGGGCTTTTTGTTGCCCGGCAAGACGTTCCGAACCTCACAGTCAATGGCCGACTAAGGAAGGAACGCCATGAAGAGGCCCGAAAAGGAAGCGGTGGTCGCCCAGCTTACGGATAAGTTCCGTGACGCTGATGCTATCTACCTGACCGAGTACCGCGGGCTTACCGTTCCGCAGATCTCTGAACTGCGTGAAAAGCTAGGCCGCGATACTTCCTACACTGTGGCTAAGAACACGCTGATTCGCATCGCAGCCAAGGAAGCTGGCATCGAAGGTCTCGACGAGATCCTCGCCGGCCCGACCGCTGTGACCTTCGTGAAGGGTGACTTCATCGAAGCTGCGAAGACCCTGCGTGACTTCGCCAAGACCAACAAAGCACTGATCATCAAGGGCGGCTATGCTGATGGCACCGTCTACGATGCCGAAGGTGCTCAGAAGCTGGCAGACCTCAAGTCTCGCCCGCAGCTGCTCGCCGAATTCGCCGGCGACATCAAGGCTACGATGTCCAAGGCCGCGTACCTGTTCAACGCTCTGCCGACCAAGGCCGTGCGTACGATCGATGCGCTGCGCGAGAAGCAGGAAAAGGCTGCCTGATTTCACTGCGGCTCGCCGCGTGAATCGACAACTGAAAAGAAAAGATACAAATTTTAGGTGACGGTTACCTCTTCAATTTGACCCCGTCGCCAAGAATGAAAGGAAGCCATTATGGCTAAGTACACCAACGATGAGCTGCTCGAAGCTTTCGGTGAGATGACCCTGGTTGAGCTCTCCGAGTTCGTCAAGGCCTTCGAAGAGAAGTTCGACGTCGAGGCTGCCGCTCCGGCCGCCGTCGCCGTTGCCGCTCCGGGCGCTGCTGCTCCGGCTGAGGAAGAGAAGGATGAGTTCGACGTCATCCTGTCCGCCGTTGGCGACAAGAAGATCCAGGTCATCAAGGCCGTCCGCGCCATCACCTCCCTGGGCCTGGCCGAGGCTAAGGCTCTGGTCGACGGCGCTCCGAAGGCCGTTCTGGAGAAGGCCAAGAAGGAAGACGCCGAGAAGGCCAAGTCCCAGCTCGAAGAAGCCGGCGCTACCGTCGAGCTCAAGTGATTCGCGCGGCTTGAAGCCGCAATCACCACGCTTGGAGAAACCCCGTTTGCTGTATGGCAATCGGGGTTTTCCGCTATATGCGCAACCTTGGCAACCGTTGGTATGAGGCGGATTGCACGCGGTGGCTGTTCGCCGGTCGGGGAAACACAGGGTCGTCAAAGAGTGGGTGAGTATGGTGTGGCGGCGTGAACAGCAAGCAATCTCAAAAAACCAAAACCAAGAAGGATGCCGATGCCGAATATGCGGAAATGACACAGGGTCCGCTCCGCTCACTGATCATCAGGCTCGCCGTCCCGGCAATCATCTCCAATCTCGTAACCACCATCTACAGCCTGTCCGACACGTTCTTCATCGGACGTCTCGGTACCGCGCAATCTGGCGCCATGGGCATCGCCTTCAGCGTGATGACCGTAATCCAGGCCATGGGATTCTTCTTCGGCAATGGCGCCGGTAATTCCATGAGTCGCGAGCTTGGCAAACACAACGACGCACGTGCGGCCAGACTGCTCTCCGTCGGGTTTGTCGGAGCCCTTGCCTCAGGCCTGGTCATCACCGTGGTCGGATTGGCCACGCTACACCCGCTGGTGCGCATGCTCGGGGCGACTCCTACGATCGAGCCATACGCCGTAACGTATCTGATACCGCTGCTCGTCGCAGCTCCGATGATGTGCGGATCCTTCGCCTTGAACTGCCTGCTGCGCTATCAGGGCCTCGCTTCGCTCGCCATGATCGGATTGGTCACCGGTTCGGTGCTGAATCTCGTATTGGAACCGGTATTCATCTTTCTGCTGCACATGGGCATGTTCGGCGCCTCATTGGCGACGGCGATCTGCCAGACCATCAGTTTCGTCATTCTTGCAGCGCTCGGCATGACATACGGCGTGGTACATTTCTCGTTGCGGCAATGCCGGATTACCGTTCCGCTCGCCCGCGAGATCGCCGGTGGCGGACTGCCTTCCATGATTCGCAACGCGGCCGGCACGCTCGCCGTCACCTGCGTGAACATCGCCGCCAATCCGTTCGGTGACGCGGCCATCGCCGGTATGGCCATCGTCATGCGCATCATGCTTGGCGCGAACTCCATCATGATCGGTCTTGGACAGGGCTTCCAGCCCGTTTGCGGGTATAACTACGGCGCCGGCCTCCATCAACGGGTGATGAAGGGATTTTGGTTCTGCGTGAAGGTCGCGACCATCGCGATGCTTGCCTTCGCCGCGATCATATGGATTACGGCACCCGATCTGGTGCGCGTCTTCCGTGACGATGCCGCAGTGGTGACGGTCGGTACCGCCGCGCTTCGGTTCCAATGCTGCACATTGGCGTTGAACGGATACAACATGATGGCCAACACCATGCAGCAGACCATCGGCAAAACCGTTGCCGCCTCCTTCCTTGCCTTCTGCCGTTTGGGACTGTTCCTCGCGCCGACCGTGCTCATCCTGCCGCATGTGTTCGGCATCACCGGAGTGGAATGCGCCCAGTGCGTCTCGGATGTGCTGACGTTGATCTGCACCATTCCGGTGCACAGGCGCATCCTTGACGGATTGAAGCAATCGTAAATCGCGCTCTGAGCGGTCCGGAGGGCGAAAGTCACCACTACAATGGGGGAAATAGGCGGAAGTTGTCAATTTGACGCGTCATAATCCTCCATAACATGGTGAAGCATGACACAATGGCAGTAGTGTTGTGTGCGAAAGGAAGGCCGGAACGGTGAGCGAAGATCAACGAACGGCGCAGCAGTGGATCGTCGGGGTCGGTGAAAGCGACCTGAAAACGGTGAAATCCGGCGAAAGCGTCGAACTTGGACGCAAACCGCTGCGGCCGCTGGCGGATGACGGATATTCCCGTCTCGATATCGCGGATTCCAACAAGTCGATGTCGAAGCGTCATGCGGTGTTCGCCGTGGACGATAACGGCACCGCGACCATCCGTG encodes:
- a CDS encoding MATE family efflux transporter; this encodes MTQGPLRSLIIRLAVPAIISNLVTTIYSLSDTFFIGRLGTAQSGAMGIAFSVMTVIQAMGFFFGNGAGNSMSRELGKHNDARAARLLSVGFVGALASGLVITVVGLATLHPLVRMLGATPTIEPYAVTYLIPLLVAAPMMCGSFALNCLLRYQGLASLAMIGLVTGSVLNLVLEPVFIFLLHMGMFGASLATAICQTISFVILAALGMTYGVVHFSLRQCRITVPLAREIAGGGLPSMIRNAAGTLAVTCVNIAANPFGDAAIAGMAIVMRIMLGANSIMIGLGQGFQPVCGYNYGAGLHQRVMKGFWFCVKVATIAMLAFAAIIWITAPDLVRVFRDDAAVVTVGTAALRFQCCTLALNGYNMMANTMQQTIGKTVAASFLAFCRLGLFLAPTVLILPHVFGITGVECAQCVSDVLTLICTIPVHRRILDGLKQS
- a CDS encoding NCS2 family permease — its product is MEKFFHLKENGTTVSTEIVAGLTTFFAMSYIIIVNPQILSQTGMPWGGVFLATIIAAIIGTLVMGLFANVPYAQAAGMGLNAFFTYTVCFGLGFSWQQTLCMVFLCGLINIIITVTKIRKMIIKAIPEVLQNAIGGGIGLFVAYVGFLNVGFFTFTTKADAKSGDTVQATPGLAVMNNTTIWLFLIGLLLAVAFTVLKVRGGMLLAIALTAIIGIPMSQTTMANSVSISETFAQLPQTFGVIFTADGFPALFSDVAKLPMIILTIFAFSMSDTFDTIGTFIGTGRRTGIFSAADEEALENGSGFSSKMDKALFADSIATSIGAICGTSNTTTYVESSAGIAAGGRTGLTSVVVAVCFALSAFLSPVISAVPSAATAGVLVVVGCMMASSLKEIEWGDISEAIPAFFASVFMAFSYSISYGIAGGFITYCIVKTCKKQAKDVHPVIWVVAILFILDFVVTAIL
- the pstA gene encoding phosphate ABC transporter permease PstA; the protein is MMSAAQNNASPMDGAPVIDFDKFKPTRSFTAARKRKDLVMRVLIALAFIVALIPLISVLLTTIINGVKRLNLNFLSYNMTGVVGGNPTPSGGYGGILHAIIGTLEITFGAMVISIPIGLMCAVYLVEYSNRGKLARVITLLVDVMSGIPSIVAGLFAFSMFTILIGPGTINGFEGSVALSLLMLPTVVKSSEEMLKIVPHDLREASYALGVTKQRTITKIVLRTALPGIVSGAILAVARVIGETAPLLMTAGYIASTNVNLFSGQMTTLPVYVYQEYSKLNANCPASADASCVTTIPMERAWAAALVLILIVLILNLIGRLVAKVFAVKSER
- the rplJ gene encoding 50S ribosomal protein L10 produces the protein MKRPEKEAVVAQLTDKFRDADAIYLTEYRGLTVPQISELREKLGRDTSYTVAKNTLIRIAAKEAGIEGLDEILAGPTAVTFVKGDFIEAAKTLRDFAKTNKALIIKGGYADGTVYDAEGAQKLADLKSRPQLLAEFAGDIKATMSKAAYLFNALPTKAVRTIDALREKQEKAA
- the pstB gene encoding phosphate ABC transporter ATP-binding protein PstB, with protein sequence MGQRIDVNHLNIYYGDFLAVEDVNINIEANKVTAFIGPSGCGKSTVLRTLDRMHEIIPGAHCEGEVLLEGKNLYDKDIDPVAVRRDVGMVFQRANPFPTMSIRENVLAGVRLNNRKISKSDADDLVEWALRGANLWNEVKDRLDNPGIGLSGGQQQRLCIARAVAVHPQVLLMDEPCSALDPISTLAVEDLINELKNDYTIVIVTHNMQQAARIADYTAFFNLKAVGQPGHLEYFTDTTTMFNNPQNEEAERYVSGRFG
- the rplL gene encoding 50S ribosomal protein L7/L12; this encodes MAKYTNDELLEAFGEMTLVELSEFVKAFEEKFDVEAAAPAAVAVAAPGAAAPAEEEKDEFDVILSAVGDKKIQVIKAVRAITSLGLAEAKALVDGAPKAVLEKAKKEDAEKAKSQLEEAGATVELK
- a CDS encoding metal ABC transporter solute-binding protein, Zn/Mn family, which gives rise to MKRMVQRAVSVVAAITMLSALGACGGGQSANGSDEDAINVVASVNQWGTVAKALGGGNVNVTSIINSTNVEAHDYEPTTADIAKLQKAQVIVVNGADYDSWAVKAAKSTKANVVNAAEVSGKKSGDNPHVWFSAQVREDTAKAITAAYKKAVPSKADDFDKLYEQWQSKENDLAKSIAEVKKTADGLTYAATESVADYLASDLGLKDVTPTGYAQATANESEPTPTDIKQFTDALESGEIKLLVVNTQEETDLTGKITDAAKSANVPMVELTEQMPDKYDSLTAWMEGLIDEFSAAIQQAG